The DNA window CAGCAAGTCCTGGTGGAAGGCCAGACAGCTTGCTGGCAGGAGCACCTTCACCATTGTCTCCATCCTCACATGCCTACATATTTTGCACATACAAAAATCTGCGTATTTCAGGATGTATATGAGCGTATCTATAGATGAGGGCTGCTTCTCTCTGGAACTGCACTCACCACATTGTTGCCAGACGTTACCGTTCTTCTCTAGCCTCAACTTCTGAGAAAAATGGTTCTGCAGGATGTAAGCACCAATTGGCTGGTGGTTTTGAAAGCATCTCTCTCCCTCAGAGCAGCACCACAACTTAACAAAACAGCTTAACTTTGTCACATGAGCTTCTTACTGTCACGTAAACACACCGGTGgatcttaaatatttttaaacagaggggACAGTACTGTGGAAGTATAGGTAGATAAGTAAAGCCAACaacttcaaaaatatatattggaAGAAGCTAGGCATATAATTGCATATAAGAAAAACAGTGTCTGTGCACTCTGCATTGTTTCATTCAATGTGTTCCATATCACTTCAATGGTGAGGTTATATAGCTCAGATTTCTAATTATATCCTGTGCAGTAGTTGACAAAGTGATAGTAGATAGTGTTGAAGGAGAGGGGAGAAAGCATTAAAGAGAGATCTAGTGGGGCATCAAACGTTCTGTAACCATTAGAACATGATACAGTGCAAGAGGTCTATGAAGCTTCTGTAGCAAGGGCAAAGGATATGGGAATGTCTTTACAACTTAAGTGTCACAGGTCAAATAGGGATATACTGTCCCATTCACATAATTCAGCAGTAGATTCCAGGTTTTGTTCTTGTTATTTCCTGTAAGGTTTGGGAGAGACTTCAGCCTGAACCTCCAGAGAGCTGCTGACAATAAGGGTCCTATGTAGATGCTTacagggattgttgttgtttagtcgataaattgtgtccaactcttcatgaccccatggaccagagcacgccatgtcctcttatcttccactgcctctcggagttgggtcaaattcatgtcggtagcttcaatgacactgtccaaccatctcgtcctctgtcatccccttctcctctttccctcacactttcccaacatcaggatcttttccagggagtcttctcatgagatggccaaagtattggagcctcagcttcaggatctgtccttccagtgagcactcagggttgattagaGGGATACCTAGGGCTAAATCCACCTTTTAATCTCAGCTAGAATAGAGTCACTGAATACTTGGGATTTGTTATGCAACCACATATGTAAGTCTATCGATATACTGGGTTTTCTCAAGTAACAACTGGATCAAGTAGTCTGCATTTTATAGGACTAATCCATCAATTGTAAATAGAATAGAATGAATAGAAATTCCCTTTTGAAATATTCTGAGGTTGCTAGATAGTGCCTATGACCAGATATCTTCACAGACATCTTCATGTAACCCATATTATACTGTGCATTTTAATTGTAAGCTATTTTCATAGCCAATTTTGTCTGACAATAGGGCATAATgatgattaatccacaagacaattgttttttgtgatcgctgtggcACTTCACAAGACAAtcttttctatggatgattttcgcaagacgacgatttttccccattggaatgcattaaatagatttcaatgcattccaatggggaactgcgtttcgcaagacaatgttttcacaagatgacgtttttcgcagaacgaattaacatcatcttgcgaagcacctCTTTATTAACATGCATCCACACACAGATTAAAGTTGTACACCTCTGGTTATCAAATTAAATTGTGACTACAATGGCTGGAGATGAGTCAGCATATCTAGAGTGCACTAAGTTAGGGAAatcttcatttaattcattaatCTATTGGTTAATTAACCAACAAAGTTAAATAGTCTTTCATGTGTTCCAAAGCTGAGCCTGGGTGCTTAGAACAGATATCAGGATTAAAACTTCTGGTCCCAATGAAGCCCTATCTTTGGAGCTTCGTTTATAGTTAATTTCTCCAAAAACCCATTGTTTCCAGTATATGATCTTACTTCCACTGTAGATAGGAAGCTGAGATCTGGGAACAAGACTGAAAGAAACACATGGCTGGGCTTTCTTAAGATGTAAATGAGTAGAGGCATCCATGAGAAGTGACTGGGGGGTTTACTAAAACCATTAGGAAGTTTTTGATCATGCTTTTCGCTGTTCCAGATTACTTTAGCATGGTGGCAACAGCTGCTAAAATTGTATAGAGGGAGGTTCATGCATTTTTCTCTCATGTTCACACACAACACACCTTCCATACCCTACACAATGGAACTGCTTTGGGAGCTATTCTTAGCTATTTATGTGTGAAGTGAACCTCAGAGGTAAATTTATAAAAGCAAAAGTCACTGCTAAACAAGGCTGTTCTGGGAATAAAAGAGATCCTTACTTGTCTCTATTAGTTAGACCAGAGTTCCTCCGCAGTTGAAAcaacagaaaagaggaggagagtccccaccaccaccggtTTTCCAGTAATCTGGAGATAGAGTGAAAATCTGGGCCAAAAATATGCTTTGTGGATCTTGGCTAAACAGCCTGAATATGAGCATAATAAAGATGATATAGCAGTCTGACCAAAGTTGTGTGTTGGCTGGGCCTGTTATTAGGCAAAACGGAGCAGCTGTTTCAAATTTctgatacagtactgtactttagtAGGGAGCAGGAAGATGTTGGACCTGTGTAGACTGGCAGCCTGCGCTACATCTCCTGCCTTAGCCTGCCACCTCCAGGAACAGCAGAGGACACTGCTTGTAACCAGGGTTGGGATAAGGTTCAACTGTCCAGTTGGTGTCCATGTGCCAAAAGAGGGATGAAAGAGACAGgccttgtttctttgtttgctgcctcccccctccaTAAGGGACTCAGATTGGCTCACAGTCAGTTAAAGCTCTATAGGAATCACCATTCATAAGAAAGGAcactaaaaaaagaattaaacatgtaacaatattaaaagaattttACAAACCTCTACATTCTATAGAAGCAGgcttccttaaaaaaagaaacctacTTACTGCTTAAATATCCTTTGCTCCAGCAGCTAAATATCTTTTGTCACTGTAGGATCCTCTTCTAATGCTCTTTAAGAGACATAAATCCATGTAAAAGAACATTGCAAAACTTAAGGAGTAAGAGCTTCTCACAGCATGAATGTACTTGGGCTGATCAGGCATTACTCAGGGATGGGAAAGATATTTAATAAACTAAGAGCCAGTGTGTTGTCACAATTAGATTATAAAGTGGTACATTCCGGGGCCATATTCCCAGAAATAGTAAAAATCCCCAGATTACTAAGAGACGTTGGACTGGTCAAGCCTAACTCTTCGTCTTAAATTACCTCACATGCCTGTTGTGATGATAAAATTGGGATGGAGGATCACCAAAATGGGATTTTTAGTtatatattctctttctctcccacatCCACCAGATCTTTATTAACTAATTTTCTATCCCATATGAATGAAATTGGCAACAACTTTTCTAACCACACTTTCTTCAAAATTGAGGAAGGTTGCTAAGATGCAGTTTACTTCACCTTCACCAGCTGGCAGCCCTTGACACATGGCACAAAAAGGGCAAACTAGTCAAAATAAAAGGGATTAGATTTCTGCTAACCCATGTCTAATGAAATGAGCAGTAAGATTCTGTTCTAACAGGAGAAACACCTAATGCTACCAGGCCAGCCTTGCATTTCTATAGCACCTTTCATGAGACGTTCTACAGGGCTGTGCTATGTTTTTATTACTCCCCGAAACAACATCTTATAAAGCAGCTCCTGTTCAATAGAGGAGTAACTGAGGTCAGACCCTAAAAATGTGAGCAACATTTGGAATGATTAAAAGGAGATTCTGAATTGCATAACTCTCAAAACTATATATCACATCTTAATCCAAGATGAATTCAGAAATAATCTGTTGAGTGGATCTAGGTTATACATGACACAGAGGGTTGCCCCTTTCACCATTAAGGCCGCCTCCCTTAGGAAGAAAAGGAATATGTGTTAGAGACACAATTGGATGTCTATTTGAGAATGAGAATTTTCTGTATATGATTTAGTGACTTTGAAATCCTTCCTTTCACTCATGGGCTGAGAGTCTTTAGGTTTTTATATATTGTGTACGGCGGATTTGAAACGGTCTGAAGACCTTTTCAATAAAAGTTATATTCTATTCTAACTTGATCAAATAGCTGATTAGCTACATGTAGATCTCACTCTTACTCCAGGCTCAAAAAGTGGTGGTAGCACTCATACCTGGTAGTTTCCaatgtaatgttttaaaaagaggctgaaCAGAAGCATGATATTGAAGCAGTCATGGTTCAGAACTTTATTATTTATCCACAATGCTGTAATGGTGTGAAATTGTTTCTAACGGTTTTGCTTTATCAGCTATATGTTGTATGTTTCCCCTTTTTAATAAACCCATCTTCTATTCCTCCTCCTACCAACTCTTTTGACTTTTAGGCTATTGAATGAAAGCGATAAGCGGCCCTTCATTGAAGAAGCAGAGCGGCTGCGGATGCAGCACAAGAAGGACCATCCTGATTACAAGTATCAGCCACGTCGGCGGAAAAATGGCAAGGCCACCCAGGGAGAAAATGATGGCCAAGCCGATGGGGAATCTGGTGGAGCTACTGCCATTCAGGCTCACTATAAGAATGCCCACTTGGACCATCGACACCCAGGGGAAGGATCCCCCCTATCTGACGGGCACCCTGAACACTCCTCAGGTTAGTTTGATTAGGCCAGTTAACTCAGTGGCCAGATTCTCAGTTCTGCTGGTTGGCTGACTTATAAATTAGCTACTGTCTACATGTGGTAGGTGGGATCATGACTGGCcaaggattttgttttatttctgcctgGCAGGACTCAATATTTAGATATGGCATAGGTGAGCTTTTTAAGATAAAGAATTCATTGATCCTCAGTGCCAGAGCCCATGGAATATATTAGAGCTGCTATCTTCCCTtgtccccccgcccccgccccagaCTGGTTGTACATGTTCTTCTTGCTTCTGTAGTGGAggctgtacaaaaaaaaaaaaagaatatcatGTATCAGTTCCTGTGAGGAAAAGTGAACCAAGGGACTGGCCTGGGTACATTGCATCGTTTAGGGCGGGAGGGGGCAAAGTGTGGCTCTCTAGCTGTTATTGTactgcaacacccatcatccctaGACAACTGAATCAGCAGCAATGAAcgctgtgagttgcagtccagggACATCCTCAGAGCTGCTCTTTTGCCTACCAGTGACCTGAGAGGCCAACTCTGTGTGTTATCCTTGACATGATCCTGCCAATATATTATGTTTTTGTGAAGCCCTGGGTTATTCAAAGTGAGAGTGGCCCTTCataccttttctctctttcctcccatgTGATTTTCGCCTCACAGGGCAGAGCCATGGACCCCCCACACCACCAACTACTCCAAAGACAGAACTGCAGTCGGGTAAGGGTGACTCCAAGCGGGAGGGACGCTCACTTGGGGAAGGAGGAAAGCCTCACATCGACTTTGGCAACGTGGATATTGGAGAGATCAGCCATGAAGTGATGTCCAACATGGAGCCCTTTGATGTCAATGAATTTGATCAGTACCTGCCACCAAATGGACACACTGCTCACCCAGGCCATGTCGGGGGCTATGCCGCAGCGGCTGGCTATGGCCTTGGGAGTGCCCTGGCTGCAGCCAGTGGACACTCAGCCTGGATCTCCAAACAACATGGGGTTTCCTTGTCTGCTGCCACATCCTCAGTGGTAGACTCCAAGGCACAAGTGAAAACAGAGGGCTCTGCTCCAGGGAGCCATTACACTGATCAACCTTCCACTTCCCAGATAGCATATACATCCCTCAGTCTGCCCCACTATGGCTCAGCCTTCCCTTCTATATCCAGGCCCCAGTTTGACTACCCTGATCACCAGCCCTCAGGACCCTACTACAGCCACTCCAGTCAGGCTTCTGGCCTCTACTCGGCCTTTTCCTATATGGGGCCCTCTCAACGTCCCTTATACACTGCCATCTCTGATCCAGCACCCTCAGTGCCACAGTCTCATAGTCCCACACACTGGGAGCAGCCTGTGTATACAACCCTTTCAAGACCCTAGGGAAAGGGGAGCAGTGACCGAAGCAGCAGCGGAAAGGCTCCGGAGAATCAGCCCCAGAAGACGAGCCTCCAAGTTCCGAGGTCATTTGGTGTCATCCAGTCGCCAGAACCCACAGAATATCCGGGCGTGTCTGTCATGACCGCAGTTATTGATGGCTTACCTGGCTGGAGGGAGGTTCCCACCCACCCGTCCCCACTTTCCCAGTCCCCAATTGGCTTCAAAGATCCCATAGGCCTTCTAGATGAGGATGATTCTAGGCATGGAGCCACTAGTCTTCACGGGTTTCTGTCGGGCAGATTGaggatttaaaaataacaacagcaataataacatgaaaaagaaacaatccgcttccttctcttcccctccctcaagCTGTCCAGACCCATCAGTGTGAAGGTTTAGAAAGAAATCAATGTGGCCATCACTTTGCCATCTGTGAGTGAAGTGTGGCTAGTTGGACACCCTGAAGGCTATGTTACAGAAGGAGAAGTAGGGTGGTGCAGCTGATGTGGACAGTTCTCTAGGTCATTCCTGCTTCAGAGTCTCACACGCATGAAATTCTGTTCTGTACTGGAAGACCAACCTATGCTTGCTTTTCCTGTTGATATTTGACATAACCGTGCCCCACTTTCCCTTATCCATCTCAGCACTTCTCTGCTGCCTGGCTGTCTTAAGACTTACCTACACAGTACATTGGACTCAGGAACTGCATTATATGCTCTGGCTGCCTTTGCATCATAGCATGTAAACATGTGTCTACACATTGGTCCCTTGGACCATAAAAGGCAAAGGAAACTGTATCCTACTTGGTTGTTATGAACAATTTTGTATTCCTAGTTTGTTTCCAATGCTCTATGGTTCCCTTCTAAACTCTTCCACAGCTGCCTTTCTAATGCTCCAGAAGTTCCCCTGCCAATGCCAATGCTTTTTTCTgccatgcttgtgtgtgtgtctgtctgtctgtctgtgtagaGCGGGTGAGGGAAGGCAGAAAATGTGTAACAACCAGAACAGTCAGTGTGGTTTTCCTGCTCTAGCTTCTATTCTGAAAGTtgcatcatccttcaccattagGTTCGCTGGCTAGGCTGGATGGGAACAGCAGTTGAACACTGAACTAGTGGGCTGCATGTTCCctgcctctttccctttcctttacaAAACAATATGTGCCACAAAATCCTCTTTATGACTGTCATGATAGCTTAGCCGATATCTGCTCCCACTCTGATGAGAGACAGCccaggacattttgctgcttgagggaGAGATTCAGATGTTACTCCTAgcaaatttaaatacagtatataattaacATTGCAATTGGTTACTTGCTGCACTTACAAGTTCTCCAACCTTTCCTATACGAGAGAGGTTGCCTCTCACTACCAAATAGCAAAGCCAGAGATGCTCCCATTCAGAATTATGAAGCCACATTCTGCCAGTGTCACAAAATAAGGAGAATGAACATTGCAGGTGCATCTTATGTTgaataacattaaaaacaaagatgGAGCATGCAACATTAAAGAAACTCATTTCAGTTTAAGTTTTCATAAGGAGGCAACCAATCAAGATGATCGAAAGGTTGCTATTAGCCCTGTGGAATGCTTTGCTTGGCCTTCGTAGAGCTTCCAAACAGACATTGCCTCCAGTGCTACCTGGCATGTCATTTTGAAGACTGCCATCACGTAGCTGATGATGGTATGAAagcaccagagagagagaactggtgTCAGGCAAATAAATGAGGATGGGCCCACTATTCATCATGGTACATGCTGTTCTTTCCAACCCCTCTGGATTGAGATGGCTGAGGTTAACCTGCCCAAAGTTATGAACTTTATATATGCTTGCCTTCATTTTCAGCTATGGATGATTGTCTTTTCTCCATGGTGTTTGAAAAGGACATGTAGTATGCCTGTGCTCTTCGTATGCATGCAATCTATTAACTGCTCTGCACCCTTATTTATGCAAGTAGCACATCCTTCCCCTGCCCCCAGCGCTACAGTCCTGTGTTGTCTTAGCACCATTAACTTTGCATCAAATGTATGGAATAATAAACTTTAAAAGGTTTCATCGTTGTGTGACAGTTtctgtttcctcttttcctctcacTCTACCCACCCATCCTGGGTAAGAGGTACAAATAATTATTGTTAAACATACAAACCTTTTTGTTCACATATTTCTGTTTGCACTTTGTTAAAAGACACTGTGACTACTAAGAAATGCCTACAGTCTACCTAGGTGAAACACTGTGAGGCATCACCTTTCAAAGGATTGTACCTTCCGTATCACCTGTAGACAATTGGGTGCTGCTGAAATGTCCACAATCAGGGCATCATGGTGATGACAGCTATGTCCTATAGTTTATCTGTTACATCTGGCATGCTAATGTTATCTGTTTATATATATCTTCAGAAAAAGATTACATATAGTTCTCAGGCAAACATGTCTCCACTGATGTTATCCTTCCCTCTTCAATTCACTAAGGCTGAAACATTATGCAAAGCAGCGTGTTCCTGCCCACCTAGACACCTCAGCAAGATTGGTGATTGCAGCCACATCCTGTTGTTTTCCCTGGCACTCACATTTCCATTCCAAACCTTGATGCCTTTTCTTTGAACCTCCAGACTATCCTTGAAGGCAGCTGGTGTCCCCTCTGATCTCATTGTTCAACAGCAGGATGAACCAGAAACCCTGCTTTCATAAGTCTTTCCCCCAGCTTCTCTGTTCCATCAGATAGATGGCTCCGCAGCAAGTCTTGCAAGTTGACGAATAGATGACATGTTCTTTCTTCACTTTGAAATATCTTTTCACAAGGCCAAGGTAGCAAGATATGAATGGGGAATAAATAGGCAGAGGTCACTTAAGAGTTAGGAAATGACATGTTTTGTATAGCAGGGTGCACTATTTGCTCATTCTGTGTGGGTACTTTCAAAGAATGCAGTGGGCGAGCGGGTTATGCATCTGGCCTGACATTGTCCCCACTGCCTTTAAAGGGAATCTTTGGCTCTGGTCCAAGAGACCGGGGTTCCTTTCAGTTTGAATGCTTAAGATGCCCAGCCAAATGGAGTGATTCAGACCACCCTTTTGTCATAACACCAGGCACCATTTAACCAAACTGAGGGCAAGCAACCTGATACAGTTACGCCCTCTGTCCACAGAAGCAGCTGACAGTAGGTGGTAGGAAGACAATAAGACTGTAGGAGTAAAACAGGAATGAACAAAGTGCAGCCTGGGGGTTGCATACATccccacaggattgctttgaggTCCTTCAGGAAGTCCccctgtgttgctgtttttttttaaaaaaaacaagacaagaaaAAGGCTGTTCACCCTACTagtccccccccggggggggggagcttctaAGATCAGCATTGTTTGCATGGGTTGTTGCGGTCCCTGGACTCCAAAGCACCCAACCCTCCCCTACAcaaaaaaagcagcaacaacaaactcACATAAATAGATATACAGTAATTCCTGCCTGTTTTTAGTTTTGAGTTGTTGGTCATTTCTGGGCTTACAGCAGTTTCTAGGGGTGACGGTTTGGCCACGAGGCTCTTCAGACAAAAAGTGCAAATAGATATACATATTATATGAAGAATGGTTCCTGGCTCATTCTCTGGAAAGCCTTAGAGTAGTAGAATCCACATCTTCAGCCAGCAAACGAGGTACTAGAAAACACCCTGCTTAATTTGTGTTGGGGGGGGCAGCCACTGCTTAATCTTTTGCTTCCTTTACTATGAATGTTAGAAGCAAATAATAGTCAATACTAGAACTAGCACTTTCACAatatgcacagttaaaactgtgcAATTCACTATAGCACTATAACAAGATAAATTCACGAAGGACAAGCCTGTAAATGGACTTGCTGTGatggcaagctgtacagtcccagggcaccccccaaaagaagggaatgggaaaccacttctggtagagaaaacctggaaaagggttgccatgagtcaggattgacttgatggcaccactactactactactactactactactactactacttcttcttcttcttcttcttcttcttcttcttcttcttcttcttcttcttcttcttcttcttcttcttcttcttcttcttctccatctccttctccttcttctccatctccttctccttcttctccatcttctccttcttctcctcctcctcctccttctcctcctcctccttctccttctcctcctcctcctccttcttcttcttcatcatcatcatccatataTGCCCTACAGTAGAGGAGTGGCATGCCTTTGTATACTATTTACGGGGGGGGCATGAGCTAGAAGATACTGTTACTCTTGTGTCCTACATGAGGCTTTCCCATAAGCTACTGGCAGATCATGGTGTGAACAAAATGCTGGACTAGGTGAGCTTTtgttctgatccagcagggctcttaggaacgtggtggcgctgcgggctaaaccgcagaagcctgtgctgcagggtcagaagaccaagcagtcgtaagatcgaatccatgcgacggagtgagctcccgtcgcttgtctcagctcctgccaacctagcggttcgaaagcatgcaaatgcaagtagataaatagggaccacttcggtgggaaggtaacagtgttccgtgtctaagtcgcactggccatgtgaccatggaagattgtcttcggacaaacgctggctctatggcttggaaacggggatgagcaccgccccctagagtcgaacacgactggacaaaaattgtcaaggggaacctttacctttacctttacctagcagggctcttatgttcctCATAGCACAATCTTATATAATGGGGCTTGTTTGTAGTTTAGCAATTTAACTCTTGCAGCctaaatactgtaatttattgcGGCACATTCTTTGGATGTGACATATATgtctcatttatttatatttgtcaaCCACTCTTCACCTTAACTAACAAAAGGGCAGTATACACAAGgttagaaaagacaaaaacataccCAAAATACAATACCATGAAACAGTAGGATAGCATCATTGTGAAACGACTCAGAGGTATAAAAACAGTAGAACACAGTATACCTAAGTCAGCTTTGGAATGCTAAAATCCTAGACAAGTAGGTAGGATTTAACCAGATGTTGTCATTATAGTCACATCAGGGCCAGGCAAACTTTTATGGGAAAGCACTCCAAATACAGGATACAACCACTGAGAAGGTTATCTCCCTTGTGGCTGTACAACACACTTCCTCTACCATAAAGGATCCCACAAAAGAGCTGGACAGGTTAACAGAGTCCACTTCATTTTTCAGATTGACAAGACTCTCTTTTTGCTACAGCAGGCTAATGCAACGATTCCTCCAGAAGACATTCCCTGAATACCTAGATAAAATCAAAAGTATAGACTACAAGGCATGACTATAGGGTTAAATGAAACTGAAGACATGTTTTCGGATAATCCAGGTTAGAGAAAACAAACTATCAGTGGAAATATCCATTGTTAACATGTTGAGAGTTATAGCTATGAAGAGAATAATACATCTTGCTTTTGCAGAAGATTTGGGTAAGTGCAGCTGATATCTGGATTAGCAGAATGCACAACACATGGCCAAAACAGGAGGTTGCCGTGGCTGAAAGATGCCCAGAATCATGGCTAAGGCACAAAAACCAAGCTGGGCAAAGGGATCCTTCCAGCCCGGTTCCAAGTGCTCCCCATGAGGAAGGCTGGTTAAGGAAGAGCGGCATGCTTTCTTAGTCACTGTCTGGCAGAGGTCAGTGCCAACaactttgtttctgtcttcataGCAAAAGCAGGATCCGGCGCCCACCAGCTTCTATGTTGCACACAAAAAGGATGCATATTCCCTTTGCAGTCTGATGGGAGCTACCCTGAAATCTTTTGCTATCCCTTTAATTGTATCTGATATACATGCAAGTCTTGAtcactgggaggggaggggaggggggaatgttaaAACAAAGAAGCTTTTTTTTAGTGGACCAAGAAAACGACTCCTGCGCTCCATTGCGGATGCCAAAATGGTCACACAAAGGCACATTTCATTACTGAAATTTCATCACGCCAACGTGATTAAACGCCAGGGGGAGCGGGGAGGGCAAGGAGGGTTGTAAACGATTACTCTGCAGATTAACCTTTTATTGCCATGGGTGCTATGAACATACAACACATGTCTTGTAGTTTTAGAGCCCACGCTTGCTGACAGCTGGTGATCATATCCCTTTAAAAGCTATTTCACAAAATTGCCTCTAAaaccctttcttttttaaaaaaatataataatacacACATCACAGCTCCTATCTCTGCATTCCATTTATACATAGGAAAATGGTACTGATGCAGGAATGGGAACCCTGTGGGCCTAAAACTGCATGTGATCCTCTGCTTAATTTCAAAAACATGCCAAAAATG is part of the Pogona vitticeps strain Pit_001003342236 chromosome 5, PviZW2.1, whole genome shotgun sequence genome and encodes:
- the SOX10 gene encoding transcription factor SOX-10 encodes the protein MTDDQDLSEVEMSPVGSEDHHCLSPGPSMASDANSHLSNSSSGEMGKVKKEQQDAEADDDKFPVCIREAVSQVLSGYDWTLVPMPVRVNGSSKSKPHVKRPMNAFMVWAQAARRKLADQYPHLHNAELSKTLGKLWRLLNESDKRPFIEEAERLRMQHKKDHPDYKYQPRRRKNGKATQGENDGQADGESGGATAIQAHYKNAHLDHRHPGEGSPLSDGHPEHSSGQSHGPPTPPTTPKTELQSGKGDSKREGRSLGEGGKPHIDFGNVDIGEISHEVMSNMEPFDVNEFDQYLPPNGHTAHPGHVGGYAAAAGYGLGSALAAASGHSAWISKQHGVSLSAATSSVVDSKAQVKTEGSAPGSHYTDQPSTSQIAYTSLSLPHYGSAFPSISRPQFDYPDHQPSGPYYSHSSQASGLYSAFSYMGPSQRPLYTAISDPAPSVPQSHSPTHWEQPVYTTLSRP